ATCACCGCCGGGCTCATGGCGTTGCGCCGCGCTTCGCGGTTGATGGTGAGCCAGAGGACGGCGCCGCGGCGCTCCTCGACGAGATCGGCAGCAGATTCGCTCATTTCGCTTTCCTCGGATGAATGGACCGTGGGTCGAAGATAAATCCAAACGCGGTCACGCGAGCATATGAAATCACGAGGCCACCCGCTGACGCGCTGGCCGGTTTCAGGCCCGGCCGAAGCCGCCGCCGCCCGGCGTGCAGATCTCGAACACGTCCCCCGGCTGCATCTGCACCTGCCCGATGTGGCCGAGCTCTTCCACGCCGCCGTCCACGCGCAACACGCGGTTGCTGCCCACTGCGCCGGGCTCGCCGCCGGCCAGGCCGAACGCCGGATGCACGCGGCCGTTCGACAGGATGCTCGCGGTCATCGCTTCGAGAAACTGCACGCGGCGCACGCCGCCGTCGCCGCCGCGCCAGCGCCCGGCGCCGCCCGAACCCGTGCGAATTTCGTAGCCAAGCAGGCGCACCGGAAAGCGCATCTCCAGCACCTCGGGGTCGGTCAGCCGCGAATTCGTCATATGGGTCTGGACCACGCTGGTGCCGTCAAATCCCCCGACCAGCGCGCCGCTGTCGTCGAACTCGCCGCCCGCGCCGCTGCCGCCGGAAACGGTCTCGTAATACTGATAGCGCGCGTTGCCGAACGTGAAGTTGTTCATCGTCGGCTGACCGCTCGCCATCACGCCGAGCGCGCCGTACAGCGCGTTCGCGATGCAGGTCGAGGTCTCGACGTTGCCAGCGACCACCGAGGCCGGCGGATCGGGGTTCAGCATTGATCCCGGCGGGATGATGACCTCGAGCGGCTTGAGACACCCCGCGTTCAGCGGAATGTCGTCGTCGACCAGCGTGCGGAACACGTACAGCACCGCCGCCATGCACACCGCGGTCGGCGCGTTGAAGTTGTTCGGCTGTTGCGCGGACGTGCCGGTGAAGTCGATGGTGGCGCTGCGCCGCGCCGCGTCGACCCGGATCGCGACCCGGATTTGCGCGCCGTTGTCGAGCGGCAGCGTGAATTCAATGGGAGATTTAATGGGGGTCGGATTCCAATTATCTGCTGCCAATTGGAATCTGACCCCTATTGAATCGATCACGCGCCGCACCGACTCCTCCGCGTTGTCCTGCACATGGCCCATGTATGCGTGCACCACGTCCAGCCCGTATTGCGCGACCATGCGGTGCAGTTCCTGCACGCCCTTTTCGTTCGCCGCGATCTGCGCCTTGAGATCGGCCAGGTTCTGTTGCGGGTTGCGGCAGGGGTACCTGACCCCCACGCTCCCCGCTGCGCGTGGTTCGCTGCCCCCCGAGGGGGCCACGCCGTCTTGGGGCGGCCCGGCGACGGCGGCCGCTCCCAGCAGTTCCAGCATTTCCCGCTCGCGCAGCACGCCGCGCTCGACCAGCTTGAAGTCTTCGATCTGCACGCCCTCCTCGTCGACCCGCGTCGAGAACGGCGGCATCGAGCCCGGCGTGATGCCGCCGACGTCCGCATGGTGGCCGCGCGAGCCGACGTAGAAGATCGGCTGCGAGGGTTGTTGGCGCAGACCCTCACCCCCGCCCTCTCCCGCATGCGGGAGAGGGTGCCAGTCACTCCCTCTCCCGCATGCGGGAGAGGGTTGGGGTGAGGATTCATCGCCCTCCGGATACACCGGCGTGATCACGGTGATGTCCGGCAGGTGCGTGCCGCCGTGGTACGGATCGTTCAGCACGTAGACGTCGCCCGGCTGCATCGTGTCTGCGTTGTCGCGGATCACGGTCTTGATGCTCTCGCCCATGCTCCCGAGGTGCACCGGCATGTGCGGTGCGTTCGCGATCAGGTTGCCGTCGGCATCGAACAGCGCGCAACTGAAGTCCAACCGCTCCTTGATGTTGACCGAGACCGCGGTGTTCTGCAGCTGCAGCCCCATCTGTTCGGCGATGTTCATGAACAGGTTGTTGAACACCTCGAGCAGCACCGGGTCCACCGAGGTGCCGGCCGCGTGCCGCGCTGGCCGCGCCTGCTCGCGTTCGAGCAGCAGATGGTCGTACGCGGTGAGCCGCGCCTGCCAGCCGGGCTCGACGACCGTCGTCGCATTCTGCTCGGCGACGATCGCCGGCCCCGCGATCCGGTCGCCGGGCCGCAGGTCACCCCGCACCAGCAGCGCCGCGTCATGCCAACCGGGCGCGCCGTCCGCGCCGACCGTGTAGACCCGCACCGTGCCGCGGCGCGGCAACTCACGCTCGGGCTGCAGCGGGAGCCGCTGCTCGGCCGGCGTGTCGCCGGCCAGCACCGCCTCGACCGACACCGTCTCGACCACCAGCGAGCGTCCCGGCATCAGGAACGAGAAGCGCCGGCTGTACGCGGACTC
This genomic interval from Burkholderiaceae bacterium contains the following:
- a CDS encoding 5-oxoprolinase, HyuA-like domain / 5-oxoprolinase, HyuB-like domain, with the translated sequence MSNGPSERWQFWIDRGGTFTDIVGRRPEPDGGYSLVTEKLLSHNPQQYRDAAVAGIRHLLGLQVGQPITPELVECVKMGTTVATNALLERKGEPTLLVITRGFRDALRIAYQNRPRLFDRHIVLPELLYSAVVEADERIGADGELLRPLDESLLKKELTAQYRSGLRSVSIVFMHGWRHIAHEQAAGRIAREIGYTQVSTSHETSPLMKLVGRGDTTVVDAYLSPILRRYVAQVEAEMPGVRLLFMQSSGGLAEAHAFRGKDAVLSGPAGGIVGMARTAELAFRHDAAELAVGERAAEPGAAVRVIGFDMGGTSTDVSHYAGAFEREFETRVAGVRMRAPMMSIHTVAAGGGSILAFDGARFRVGPESAGADPGPACYRRGGPLTVTDANVLIGKIQPVFFPRLFGPGADEPLDAAVVHQKFAQLAARTGRSAEEVAHGFIRIAVQQMANAIKKISVARGYDVTRYTLHCFGGAGGQHACLVADALGMARVFVHPLAGVLSAYGMGLADQSLMRERSLECPFDDAALPAVAAALDALADQAEADLARQRVGSGAISVHRRLHLRYQGTDTALVVPFGDRPSMVAAFESAYSRRFSFLMPGRSLVVETVSVEAVLAGDTPAEQRLPLQPERELPRRGTVRVYTVGADGAPGWHDAALLVRGDLRPGDRIAGPAIVAEQNATTVVEPGWQARLTAYDHLLLEREQARPARHAAGTSVDPVLLEVFNNLFMNIAEQMGLQLQNTAVSVNIKERLDFSCALFDADGNLIANAPHMPVHLGSMGESIKTVIRDNADTMQPGDVYVLNDPYHGGTHLPDITVITPVYPEGDESSPQPSPACGRGSDWHPLPHAGEGGGEGLRQQPSQPIFYVGSRGHHADVGGITPGSMPPFSTRVDEEGVQIEDFKLVERGVLREREMLELLGAAAVAGPPQDGVAPSGGSEPRAAGSVGVRYPCRNPQQNLADLKAQIAANEKGVQELHRMVAQYGLDVVHAYMGHVQDNAEESVRRVIDSIGVRFQLAADNWNPTPIKSPIEFTLPLDNGAQIRVAIRVDAARRSATIDFTGTSAQQPNNFNAPTAVCMAAVLYVFRTLVDDDIPLNAGCLKPLEVIIPPGSMLNPDPPASVVAGNVETSTCIANALYGALGVMASGQPTMNNFTFGNARYQYYETVSGGSGAGGEFDDSGALVGGFDGTSVVQTHMTNSRLTDPEVLEMRFPVRLLGYEIRTGSGGAGRWRGGDGGVRRVQFLEAMTASILSNGRVHPAFGLAGGEPGAVGSNRVLRVDGGVEELGHIGQVQMQPGDVFEICTPGGGGFGRA